GCTCGCTCACCTCGAGCGCATCCTCGGCCTGTTCGACCTTCTGGATCAGCTTCTCAAAGCGCATGGTGAGGGCTCATGGCGGGTGTCATGGCGGAGCGACGTCGATGCCCTGTTCGTCCTTCTGCGCCTGGCTGGCCTTGCTGGCCTGCGCATGGCGCCTGGCGGCGTCGCGCGCGGATTCGCTCGAGCCCGGGCCGGGCATGAAGTCGGCCAGTTCGCCGATACCCAGCCGCGCCAGCTGCCGGCGCGTGGCCTGCAGGCGCGTGTGGTCGAAGTAGTGCATCGCCCGCCAGCAGGCGTAAGCGGTGACGGCCAGGCTGAGCACCGCGGCGATCAGCATCGCCAGCAGCCACGACAGGCCCAGGCTGGTGAGGAGGGCGACCAGGCTGCCCATCAGGAACAGCCATGCCGAAGCACCGAACACGATCGCCACGCCGGCGAAGGCGACCGCGCGACCGAGCGCGCTGCGCGCCAGTGCCAGGTCGGCGGCGACCAGGCTGCGCATCGCTTTCGCCGATGCGGTCGCGGCGCCGAGGCTGGCGCGCGCGGTCGCGCCCAGGTCGCCGAGCGATTCGCCCAGGTCGGGCGGCGGCGCAGGTCGTTCGGCCTGGGGTCCGTCGGCCTCGCGCTCGTCCCCGGCCTGGCTCACGTGGGCTTACTTGTCGCCGCTGCGGGCGAGCTTGGCGATGATCCAGCCCGCCGCGAAGGCGACGCCGAAGGAGGCAAGCGGGCGCTCGCGGATCAGTTCGGCGGCGCTGTCGATCAGGTCGCGGCCCTTGTCCATCAGCGCATCCACCTGCTCACGGGCAACGCCACTGGCCTGCTCGGCCGCGGCGATTCCCGACAGCGCGGAGTCGGCCAGGTCGGCTTTCACGTTGGCCTTGCCGACGCGCAGCTCGTCGCCGGCGGCAGTCGCCGCGCCGCGCAGTGCTTCGCCTGCGTCGCTTGCCGCCTGCTTCAGGTGACCGCCTGCCTCGCTGAGATGGGCCTTCATGCCGTCGCTGGGGGTGGAATTCATCAGGTACTCCTCCGTAAGGGGTGCAGGTCCGTCCTGCCCAACATGACCCGGGTTCAGGGTGACCCAAGGTCACTGCATCGGCAAGTTGCCCTGCCGGCCGCCGCCGCGTACGACGCGCAGGATCAACTGTGCCGGAGCCTGCGTGAAGCTGGCGCGGAAACCTGAAAGGTCCTCGAACTTGCCGGAAGTAGCGGCAGTGACGATGTCGTCCTTCTGCAGACCGTTCTGCGCGGCGCGGCTTCCGCGCGCGACCGACTCGACCAGCACGCCCGAATAGCCCGACTGGCGCAGGCGCTCGGGCAGCTCGGCGAAGACGGCGCCGGCCAGGCGCGGATCCATCTCCAGTCCCTGGAACGACTTGGGTTGTTCGCGCAGCGAAGTGTTCAGCTGGATCACCTTGCCGTCACGACGCACGTCCAGCGCGACGCGGCTGCCGACCGCCTGCAGGCCTTCGAAGTTGCGCAGCGCGTCCGGGTCGTCGATGCGCTCGCCGTTGGCGGCGACGATCACGTCGCCCGGCTTGAGTCCGGCCGCGGCCGCGCCGCCACCGGAGTACACCTGCGTGACCAGCGCGCCGCGTGCTTCGTCCAGGCCCAGGCCCTGCGCCAGTCGCGCATCCACCGCCTGCGTTTCCAGGCCGAGCGTGCCGCGGATGACGACGCCGTTGTTGGCGATCAGCTGGCCCATGATGTTGCGCGCCAGGCTGGTGGGGATGGCGAAGCCCAGGCCGATGTTGCCGGCCATCGAACCGCGCGGGTTGAAGCTGGCGGTGTTGATGCCGACCAGTTCGCCGTTGAGGTTGACGAGGGCGCCGCCGGAATTGCCCGGATTGATCGAGGCGTCGGTCTGGATGAAGTTCTGGAAGCCCAGGCCACGCAGGCCGGTGCGACCGACCGCGGAAACAATGCCCGAGGTCACCGTCTGGCCGATGCCGAACGGGTTGCCGACCGCGACCACGAAGTCGCCGACCCGCAGCGCATCGGAGTTGGCCAGCGGCAGCGCGATCAGGTTGGGCGCGGTGATGCGCATCAGCGCCACGTCGGTATCGGGGTCCGACCCCAGGAACTCGGCCTTGAGCGTGCGCCCGTCGGCGAGCGTGATCGAGACTTCGTCTGCGCCTTCGATCACGTGGTGGTTGGTCAGCACGTAGCCGCGCTGGGCATCGACGATGACGCCCGAGCCGAGCGATTCGTTGATCCGCTCCTGGGTCAGCTCCGGGAACATGCGCCGGAACATCGGGTCGCCGCCGAACGGGCTCACCTTGACCCGCTGCTTGGTATGGACGCTGACCACGGCCGGCGTGACCTTGGCCAGCATCGGCGCCAGCGACGGCAGCGGCTGGCCGCTGACCACGGCTGGCAGCGCGGCGACCGCCGGAACGGCCGTGGCGGCGGCGGGTGCGGCCTGGGCCGGAGTTTCCAGGCCGTCGCGGATGGCCGTTGCGGCGAAACCGCCGAAGGCGGCCGCCAGGGAGAGGGTAAGCAGGGTCGGCAGAGGGCGCATCGCGTCGTTCTGGCTGAAGGGGAGGGGGTATGGAGCGCGCGCCGCATGCAGCGGCTGATCGGGCCCAGTGTCTGGCAAGACCACTAAATAGGCCATGAAGTTTCCGCCATTCGCGCCGGCGCCGCAGCCCCCTGTAGCGCGCATCGCCGACGGGCGGGTGTTGCAAGTGCACCTGCCGCACTGCATCGCTGACGGCCGTCACGCATTGTGACTGCGATCAAAAAAGCGTTGACTAAATCCAACACCGGGTTTAGCTTGAACCCTCGCCTCGGCCACTACATGTAGTGGTTTCCAGGCGACGGGAGCCCAAAGTTAGGGTTTTCCCGGCTTAGAGTTGCAGTACTGTGAGCGTCCTCGGGGGATGGCGCGGAACGGGAGCAAGATGAGCCCTAATTCGAACCAAAACCAATGTTTCGCGGACGTGCAAGACCGGTCGCGGGCATCGCCGTCGGCGGTTGTTTAGTCGCCAGTGGCTGAGTGGCAACCAATATAAGAATCCACCGGCAGCGGTCCCGATCCGTTGCCAGAACGAGGAGAAAGGACAGGCATGAGCACAGTGCGCCTCGAGGCGGTCAAGACGGCCGCGGCTGACCGGGGGGACCTTGAAAGGGAAATCCCGATGCAGCCCGCTTCCCAGGACATCTGGGACAAGAAGTACCGGCTGAAGACCAAGACGGGGAAGGCGGTCGATTCCGACATCGACGCCACCTACCAGCGCGTGGCCAAGGCCCTGGCCGAGGCCGAGCCCAATGCCGAGAAGCAGCAGTACTGGAACGAGCGTTTCGTGTGGGCGCTGCGCCGCGGGGCCATTCCCGCCGGCCGCATCACCTCCAACGCCGGCGCGCTCGAGCACAAGCCGGCCACCTCGACCATCAACTGCACCGTCTCGGGCACCATCGAAGACTCGATGGACGGGATCCTGGAGAAGGTCCACGAGGCCGGACTGACCCTGAAGGCCGGTTGCGGCATCGGCTACGAGTTCTCGACGCTGCGTCCGCGCGGCGCGTTCGTCGCCGGCGCCGGCGCCTACACCTCCGGCCCGATGTCCTTCATGGATATCTACGACAAGATGTGCTTCACCGTGTCGTCGGCCGGTGGCCGCCGCGGCGCGCAGATGGGCACGTTCGACGTCTCCCACCCGGACGTGAAGGACTTCATCCGCGCCAAGCGCGAAGACGGCCGCCTGCGCCAGTTCAACCTGTCGCTATTGATTACAGATGGCTTCATGGAAGCCGTCGACACCGACGCCGACTGGCCGCTGGTGTTCCCGGTCAACATGAAGGAAAAGGGCGACATCAACCTCGACGACGCGACCCAGGTCGTCTGGCGCGAGTGGCCGACCCACCGCAACTACATCGTCCGCGACGACGGCCTGGTGGCCTGCAAGATCTACGGCCACATCCGTGCCCGCCACCTGTGGGACATGATCATGGTCTCGACGTATGACTACGCCGAGCCGGGTTTCATCCTCATCGACCGCGTCAACGAGATGAACAACAACTGGTGGTGCGAGAACATCCGCGCAACCAATCCCTGCGGCGAGCAGCCGCTGCCGGCCTACGGCGCCTGCCTGCTGGGCTCGGTCAACCTGACCAAGTTCGTGCGCGACCCGTTCACCGACCAGGCGACCTTCGACTGGGAGGAGTACAAGGAAGTCGTGCGTGTGTTCACCCGCATGCTCGACAACGTGGTCGAGGTCAACGGCCTGCCGCTGGAGCAGCAGCGCAACGAGATCATGCGCAAGCGCCGCCACGGCATGGGCTTCCTCGGCCTGGGCAGCACCGTGACCATGCTGCGCATGAAGTACGGCAGCAAGGAATCGTGCGAGTTCACCGAGCGCATCTCCCGCGAGATGGCCGTGGCCGGCTGGGAAATGGGCCTGGCGCTGGCGAAGGAAAAGGGCGCCGCGCCGATCATGGACGAGCTGTTCGCCGTCGATGCCGAGATGCTGCGCAAGCGTCCGGAGATGGTGAAGGACGGCTGGAAGATCGGCCAGGACATCCCCGGCCGCGTCCTGCACGCCCGCTACAGCCGCTACATGCAGCGCGTCGCCTCGGTGGCGCCGGAGCTGGTGGACGAACTGGCCGAGACCGGCGCGCGCTTCACCCACCACAGCTCGATCGCGCCGACCGGCACGATCTCGCTGAGCCTGGCCAACAATGCCTCCAACGGCATCGAGCCTTCCTTCGCGCACCATTACAGCCGCAACGTGATCCGCGAAGGCAAGAAGTCGAAGGAAAAGGTCGACGTCTACTCCTACGAGCTGCTGGCCTACCGCGAGCTGATCAACGCCAAGGCCATGCCGTTCTCGGATGAAGAGCACGCCAGGCTGCCGGAGTACTTCATCTCCGCTGACGACATCTCGCCCAAGGAGCACGTCGACGTGCAGGCCGCGGCGCAGAAGTGGGTCGACAGCTCGATCTCCAAGACGGCCAACGTCCCGACCGACTACCCGTACGAGCAGTTCAAGGACATCTACCGTTACGCCCACCAGCAGGGGCTGAAGGGCTGCACCACGTTCCGCTTCAACCCGGCCGCCTTCCAGGGCGTGCTGGTCAAGGAAGCCGACCTGGAGAACACCACCTACCGCTTCGAGCTCGAAGACGGCAGCGTGCTCGAGGTCAAGGGCAACGAGCAGATCGAATACGACGGCGAGATGCACACCGCCGCCAACCTGTTCGATGCATTGAAGGAAGGGTATTACGGCAAGTTTTGAGCGCTGTCGTTCCGAGCGCAGGGAGGGACCTGCTTTCATGGCGTCAGGCAACATCGGCACCCGGGGGAAGCAGGTTCCTCGCCACTTCGGAACGACATCGGCGAAGGCAGGAGGCGGCCGTTTCATCGCCTCGACGCTGAACCAGGGCCGGTTCCGTGTTCATGTACCCGGCCCGTACGCGCGACGCATTCATCGTGTCATGCAGCTGCAGCAGGTATAGCATCGCCCTTGCAACACCCCGATTACCGTACCAGGCCAACCAGTTTTGACGCCCGTCAGGAGGGCACATGAGCAATGGCAACGGAGTGACGGCGACCCTGTCGCAGGCCGCCGATAACGTGAAAGAAACCGCATCCAACATTTCCAGCGCGGTGATGCACCGTGCCGAGGAAGCGGTGGCGTCGGTCAAGACCACCGCCAAGAAGGCACGCAAGGCCGCCAAGAAGGCGGTGGGCACCGCCAAGAAGAAGCTCGCCGCTGCCAGCGCAAAGGCCAAGAAGGAAGCTTCGTCGCTGAAGGCAAAGGCCGGCAAGAAGGTCGCGAAGAAGGCGACCAAGAAGGCTGCAACCAAGAAGACCGCGAAGAAGGCGGTGAAGAAGGCTGCTGCGAAGAAGACGGCGAAGAAGACGGCGAAGAAGACGGCGAAGAAGACGGCGAAGAAGACGGCGAAGAAGGCAACGAAGAAGGTTGCCAGGAAGGCCGTGAAGAAGGCCGCCAGGAAGGCCACGAAGAAGACTGCGACGAAGAAGGTCGCGAAGAAATCAGCCACCAAGAAAGCCGTGAAGAAGGCGCCGGCCAAGAAGGCCGCTGCCAAGAAGGTGGCGAAGAAGGCAGCCAAGCGACCCGCCAAGAAGGTCGCGAAGAAAGCTGCCAGGAAGTAAGTGCCCCGATTGGTCGCCGCGTCCCAGTGGCGCGGCGACCGCCTTAAGCGACACATAACTAGATCAGCGTTACCGCACCAGGAGCGGGTTCATGGCCGTCAAGATCGACAAGAAAATCAAGGGCTACAGCGTCGTCACCCCGGAAGACAAGGCGAAAGAGGCTGCGCGTCCCGCGCCCGTCGCCACGGTCGAATCGCTGCCGACCGCCGACGTCATCCAGATGCACGAGCGCATCGAGCGCCCCGAAATCCTGATCGGCTCCACCTACAAGATCAAATCGCCCCTGTTCGAGCACGCGCTGTACGTGACGATCAACGACATCGTCCTCAACGCCGGCACCGAGCATGAGCTGCGCCGTCCCTTCGAGATCTTCATCAACTCGAAGAACATGGACCACTTCCAGTGGATCGTCGCGCTGACCCGCATCATGTCAGCCGTGTTCCGCAAGGGCGGCGACGTCACGTTCCTGGTCGACGAGATGAAGGCCGTGTTCGACCCCAAGGGCGGCTACTTCAAGGCCGGCGGCGTGTACATGCCGTCGCTGGTGGCCGAGCTGGGCAGCATCGTCGAGGACCACCTCAAGTCGATCGGCCTGATGCACGACCCGGAAATGAGCGACGCCCAGCGCGCCCTGATCGCCGAGAAGCGTGCTGCTTACAACCAGCTGTCAAAAAAAAACTCTGACGTAGGCCACGGCGAGCTGTTCCCAGAGCCGCGCGTCAGCGACATCCCGCGCAGCGAGGACGTCGAAGTGACCGGTGAGGGCGCCAGCTTCCCGCCGAGCGCGACAATGTGCCACAAGTGCAACACCAAGGCGGTGGTCATCATGGATGGCTGCGCGACGTGCTTGAACTGCGGATATTCGAAGTGCGGCTGAGGTAGGCGCGCTGCTGGCTCCACGTGGGAGGCAGTTCGATGTTGCAGAAGAGGCCACTCCGTTGTCGGGGTGGCCTTCTCATTTGCGGAATCCATGTCTGCTCGACAGCGAGCATCTACCATTGCCAACGCAGCGCTACGTTCCCGTTCCAGGCCTCATCTTTGCCATCGAACGTTGACGAGTCGCCCGCCTCCACCAGGACGCGGAGAGTCTGCGACACCTGCATCGAAAGACCGATGCCAAGCTCCCCCCAGGTACCGCCCAGGTCGGCCTCGAACGGAATGAAGCCGCGGGAGGACGAGAATTCAACGCGTGGCGTTCCCTGGAACTCGTGCCAGACATTGGCGCGCAACCAGACGATGGTCCGGCGCGGTCGGCCTTGCGCGGTTTCACCCGCCCAATCGCGGTCGACACTGACACCCAGGCGCCCAATGAATGAGTCGGTGTCGTCAAAGCGGATGCCTGAAACGCCATCGACCATGTCGTCGATGCTGATGCGCTGATACATCAGCTGGGCCTGCGGGTTCAGATGCCATCGACCCGGTTCGTCCAGCGCCAGGGCCCATCCGCCTTCCACCGACGCGCCCCATCCAAAGCCATCGGCGCTGCTCGGGCCCAGGCGATTTGGCACGGACGTGAAGTCGTACCAGGTGGCGTGCACAACAGCATCGACGTAGCGTGCCTTCACGCCCTGGTGCGTCCAGTAGCCACCGACCGTGGCGGCATCGAACTTGTCGTGACCTGCATCGTAGGTAGCCACGTCGGCAAGGTGGTGAGTGACATCGGCATCGCCCTTGCCGTAGGCAATGAATACGCCCGCGCGGTCCCGGCGCCGATCCTGTG
Above is a genomic segment from Lysobacter sp. S4-A87 containing:
- a CDS encoding trypsin-like peptidase domain-containing protein, which codes for MRPLPTLLTLSLAAAFGGFAATAIRDGLETPAQAAPAAATAVPAVAALPAVVSGQPLPSLAPMLAKVTPAVVSVHTKQRVKVSPFGGDPMFRRMFPELTQERINESLGSGVIVDAQRGYVLTNHHVIEGADEVSITLADGRTLKAEFLGSDPDTDVALMRITAPNLIALPLANSDALRVGDFVVAVGNPFGIGQTVTSGIVSAVGRTGLRGLGFQNFIQTDASINPGNSGGALVNLNGELVGINTASFNPRGSMAGNIGLGFAIPTSLARNIMGQLIANNGVVIRGTLGLETQAVDARLAQGLGLDEARGALVTQVYSGGGAAAAGLKPGDVIVAANGERIDDPDALRNFEGLQAVGSRVALDVRRDGKVIQLNTSLREQPKSFQGLEMDPRLAGAVFAELPERLRQSGYSGVLVESVARGSRAAQNGLQKDDIVTAATSGKFEDLSGFRASFTQAPAQLILRVVRGGGRQGNLPMQ
- a CDS encoding adenosylcobalamin-dependent ribonucleoside-diphosphate reductase; this encodes MSTVRLEAVKTAAADRGDLEREIPMQPASQDIWDKKYRLKTKTGKAVDSDIDATYQRVAKALAEAEPNAEKQQYWNERFVWALRRGAIPAGRITSNAGALEHKPATSTINCTVSGTIEDSMDGILEKVHEAGLTLKAGCGIGYEFSTLRPRGAFVAGAGAYTSGPMSFMDIYDKMCFTVSSAGGRRGAQMGTFDVSHPDVKDFIRAKREDGRLRQFNLSLLITDGFMEAVDTDADWPLVFPVNMKEKGDINLDDATQVVWREWPTHRNYIVRDDGLVACKIYGHIRARHLWDMIMVSTYDYAEPGFILIDRVNEMNNNWWCENIRATNPCGEQPLPAYGACLLGSVNLTKFVRDPFTDQATFDWEEYKEVVRVFTRMLDNVVEVNGLPLEQQRNEIMRKRRHGMGFLGLGSTVTMLRMKYGSKESCEFTERISREMAVAGWEMGLALAKEKGAAPIMDELFAVDAEMLRKRPEMVKDGWKIGQDIPGRVLHARYSRYMQRVASVAPELVDELAETGARFTHHSSIAPTGTISLSLANNASNGIEPSFAHHYSRNVIREGKKSKEKVDVYSYELLAYRELINAKAMPFSDEEHARLPEYFISADDISPKEHVDVQAAAQKWVDSSISKTANVPTDYPYEQFKDIYRYAHQQGLKGCTTFRFNPAAFQGVLVKEADLENTTYRFELEDGSVLEVKGNEQIEYDGEMHTAANLFDALKEGYYGKF
- a CDS encoding NrdJb is translated as MAVKIDKKIKGYSVVTPEDKAKEAARPAPVATVESLPTADVIQMHERIERPEILIGSTYKIKSPLFEHALYVTINDIVLNAGTEHELRRPFEIFINSKNMDHFQWIVALTRIMSAVFRKGGDVTFLVDEMKAVFDPKGGYFKAGGVYMPSLVAELGSIVEDHLKSIGLMHDPEMSDAQRALIAEKRAAYNQLSKKNSDVGHGELFPEPRVSDIPRSEDVEVTGEGASFPPSATMCHKCNTKAVVIMDGCATCLNCGYSKCG